Proteins from a genomic interval of Parvivirga hydrogeniphila:
- a CDS encoding substrate-binding periplasmic protein translates to MKRDGMRWRAFAVAAVVALALAGVGCQKKAEGPALTPKVAPPAIKQAGVLTAAIDPTQPPFAGTVDGQVDGLDVDVAAALAERLGLKLKIVEMPWSDVPAAVAKGAVDVGFAAIPITDAVLANVSVAGSYATDGIGLFGVATSQTAEATASVAPEQAASLVSGARVACQSGSAAQWYLESEYWEGFAITYDTVREAFDALIAGEVDYVACDAFVGAYLSRDYQNVRFVAPLGEATPLGVLVAKDSTDLESAVRDVLDGMAADGTLATIRTKWVGDLPELRALGSSETTGSTQ, encoded by the coding sequence ATGAAGCGAGACGGCATGCGCTGGCGAGCATTTGCCGTAGCGGCGGTCGTGGCGCTCGCGCTTGCGGGCGTCGGCTGCCAGAAGAAGGCAGAGGGGCCCGCATTGACGCCGAAGGTGGCGCCACCAGCCATCAAGCAGGCCGGCGTGCTCACGGCAGCCATCGATCCGACGCAACCGCCGTTCGCCGGTACGGTCGACGGCCAGGTGGACGGCCTGGACGTCGACGTAGCTGCTGCGCTCGCCGAGCGTCTCGGACTGAAGCTCAAGATCGTCGAGATGCCGTGGAGCGATGTCCCGGCTGCGGTGGCCAAGGGTGCGGTTGACGTCGGCTTTGCAGCGATTCCAATCACAGACGCCGTGCTCGCGAATGTATCGGTCGCGGGTTCGTACGCGACCGACGGCATCGGTCTGTTCGGCGTCGCCACGTCGCAGACAGCAGAGGCGACTGCATCTGTGGCACCGGAGCAGGCGGCCTCTCTCGTCAGTGGAGCGCGCGTTGCATGCCAGTCCGGGTCTGCTGCGCAGTGGTACCTCGAATCGGAGTACTGGGAAGGGTTCGCCATCACCTACGACACCGTCCGTGAGGCGTTCGACGCGCTTATCGCAGGCGAGGTCGACTACGTGGCGTGCGACGCGTTCGTCGGCGCGTACCTCTCTCGGGACTACCAGAACGTCCGGTTCGTCGCGCCGCTCGGCGAGGCGACGCCGCTCGGCGTGCTGGTCGCGAAGGACTCGACCGACCTCGAGAGCGCTGTGCGCGACGTCCTCGACGGCATGGCGGCAGATGGGACGTTGGCGACGATCCGGACGAAGTGGGTGGGGGACTTGCCCGAACTGCGGGCGCTCGGCTCATCCGAGACGACCGGCTCGACTCAATAG
- a CDS encoding transporter substrate-binding domain-containing protein yields the protein MSRFRKALALAVVCALALSALALGGCAKKEDTGTGGETGARVIKSVDDLKSGDKVGVQSGTTGEEWAKKNLAPKGVQVVPYDDVLLAFQALQAGDVVGVINDLPISQDIVKDETRGLEIVQEIKTDETYGFAFNKNNPTLRDAVNWALAEVIKDGTYNEIYKKWFGSEPMSMPEATSGVSEKPAGEIKTLTPGKIIVGSDTAFPPFENVEGGEIVGFDVDLMKAIGEKLGMDVEFKSYKFDALITGLQAGTEFDMVASAMTITEERKQSVDFSDPYINSNQSLAVRKAK from the coding sequence ATGAGCAGGTTCCGCAAGGCGCTCGCACTGGCAGTCGTGTGCGCTCTGGCTCTGAGCGCTCTCGCGCTCGGCGGGTGCGCCAAGAAGGAAGACACCGGCACTGGCGGCGAGACCGGTGCGCGGGTCATCAAGAGCGTGGACGATCTGAAGAGCGGCGACAAGGTCGGCGTCCAGTCCGGGACGACGGGCGAGGAGTGGGCGAAGAAGAACCTCGCGCCCAAGGGCGTCCAGGTCGTGCCGTACGATGACGTCCTCCTCGCGTTCCAGGCGCTGCAGGCGGGCGACGTCGTTGGTGTCATCAACGACCTGCCGATTTCCCAAGACATCGTGAAGGATGAAACGCGCGGGCTGGAGATCGTCCAGGAGATCAAGACCGACGAGACGTATGGGTTCGCCTTCAACAAGAACAACCCGACGCTGCGCGACGCGGTGAACTGGGCGCTCGCCGAGGTCATCAAGGACGGGACGTACAACGAGATCTACAAGAAGTGGTTCGGTTCCGAGCCGATGTCGATGCCTGAGGCGACCAGCGGCGTTAGCGAGAAGCCGGCCGGCGAGATCAAGACGCTCACCCCCGGGAAGATCATCGTCGGGTCCGACACCGCCTTCCCGCCCTTCGAAAATGTCGAGGGTGGCGAGATTGTGGGGTTCGACGTCGACCTCATGAAGGCGATCGGAGAGAAGCTCGGGATGGACGTCGAGTTCAAGAGCTACAAGTTCGACGCGCTCATCACCGGCCTGCAGGCCGGCACCGAGTTCGACATGGTCGCGTCGGCGATGACGATCACCGAGGAGCGCAAGCAGTCGGTGGACTTCTCGGATCCGTACATCAACTCCAACCAGTCCCTCGCCGTCCGCAAGGCCAAGTAG